The Rhodamnia argentea isolate NSW1041297 chromosome 10, ASM2092103v1, whole genome shotgun sequence sequence AAGAAAGGAAACCACGCATGATATTTCAAGATCCAATAACAGCTACTGAAAGCATTCCAGTTGATCTGAGACGTTAGAATGTATTTGGCCATTTAGTTCTGAAGCTCTGTCTCCTCAACCCAAGGTGTAGTATTTAGAACGACAAACCAGAGGATGACCATTAATTTAAATCTAGCCAACTTTTGTGTTCCCTTTCTTGGGAGGTGGGAGGAGGGAAGTAGGAAGGGAATGGGAACAACTCAATGCATGCCAGTTCAACAATGTCTGGATCAATATGGGCACGATGTAAATCTCCTCCTTTTGCTGCCTTATTATAATGGCTCAACTACAGTGAGAAATATATGAAACAGAATAGCTTagaaggtgaaaatgtttataaacGTGTGGTGAAAGCACATGATCCTGCCGCACAAAGAGATGACTTACAGACCCACGGTCAGCAAGTAGAATGGGATCTTCATCAGCATACTAAAATCTCGAGAACATACCGGGTGACCATGTACTGAAAGCAGCTGAATATTAATCATCTCGAGCTTGTAAAGTGACTTCTCACTCCTGGGGCTTCCATTCTTGCTCAGTTCCTCTGCCCTACTGGGGCCATCTTCAAGTGAATGTTCTTGTCTATCGGCATCAGTGGTACTAGAATCTACTTGTTTGTCTTCAAGGATACTCCCAGTGTGATTTATTTCGGCACCAGAATGGTGACTAGATAGGTGCCTCTGATTGGTGGAGTGTTTCTCGAGAAGTGCAGGGCTTAAAAGGCCCTGTATGACAATGCCAACAGGAGGCCGTTCCATCCAATTAACGGGGTCATCTGAAGCAACCTGAAGAAAGAATTCTAGTGAAAGTGGAAACTGAACAAAAATAGAGATACTGTCAGATGTGTTCTTATTTCATGAACTACAATACTATAGATGCATTAAAAGTTTTTGGTGCACCAAGCTTCCATCATTCTCGATTCTTGTTTCAAATTGTATTTAATAGTCCAGGACTGAAACTCTAGCGGCATTCGGTTACCTCAGCCAACTTTTTGGCAAAGTACATGGGGTGAGAAGATCTCATCGTCTCCAACTGTGCCCAATCTCCTGGATCTCCATCAGATTGGTCCTCATCATCCTCATCGTCAAGGACAGAAACCCAGTCCTATCACAGTTGACAAACTAATTCAGAGACCTAGCAATTTTCACGTTGCGTCgacatttctctttttctatgaCGGAAAGTGTAGCAATTGCTTGTAACTTCACATGAAAAGAtataaaatagacaaaatgcAATTCTTTGGCCtccaaaaaaatgcaatttggtTATTGTATGAGAAATGGAAGACAACACCAATAATGAAGAAGAGTTAGAATCACAGTAGCAAGGTGTGTAAGACAGGATAAGAAGTCGATAGACAGATTTCATTCCAGAAAACTAGAGGATAAAGACACTATAAATAACACAAGATAATAGGGAATTGTAAGCCATAGTAAGCACATAGTGGGGACAAAGTTAAGGAGAAAACTAAAGTCGAAAATATCACATGATACAACATTATTGCAAAGCTTCTTTGTATCTGGAAGTATGTATACCTCTCCAtaatcatcatcttcaccatcctcatcctcatcctcatcctcatcatcttcaaaaTCACTATCATCCTCCCCAATCTCCTCGATCCCAAACTCAATATCTGCTGGACTTGATACCTCCATCCCATTGAGCATGTCTGTGGTATCCAGGCCTATTATCACTTGCTGCATTTTACATCACACACAATAACTCAACACACTAACAGAAGCATTTTTGGGAAATTCTTGCGGAATGAATTGCAAACTATTGCCAGTCAATACACTATGCTGCTGCTTGAGAAGCAAGACTATGAATTATACAAACTTGAAAACCGTGCACAAACATATTTCTAGGGGAAAGGGCATACCACAACATTACCCTCTGATGCTAGTGTTTGAATAATATCCTCATCATTGTTTACCTGAAAGTAAATATCTGAAAAATGCCAGAGCAGAGAGCACATACTTTTTTTCACGTGGCTCAGGGAAGTAAAACCAGGATTATATAATTTGAACAAAATGGACTTTGCTTACTTACTTCCCTGTTCATCAGTCACATATGGCAACTCTGACCAAAGAATGTTCTCGTGGATTTCATCATCAATCATACCAGAAAACAACAGGGTTGCTTTGGTGTTAACCTGAACTCAACACACTAACAGAAGCATCAGCTACGTAACCAAGAAGTAAGAACAACACTTCAATCGAATGTAAAGCCACATAATTAACAGCAAAAGCTTCAATATGAACATCCAGCCTGTGATATATAGCAAAAATACCTCGACAATCGTCCGACTGGTTTCCGCGGCAGTAAGTGTCGCATCCCCACCAGATGCTAATTCAGCGACATCCTCAAACGGATGATATCCGGCACTTCCATTGCACTTCGCCGGCTCAGAAGCGGAGCCTAAATGCTCTGCAGTAGCTCTAACTTTGTTCCTCACAacattcttcttttttatgagagaaCCACCGTTGAATCTCTGGTAACTGTCGCAGTAAACCGATCTCATTACTTTCAAATCCAAATAAAATCTATTCCAAAACAGTTTTTATCTATCAAAACAAGCCTAAGCAACTAGCACTCACCACGGTATGTCGAAGCTGCCAGAATGCGAAATCCGGCGAGAGCTCACGTGGACGCCAGGACACTCATCCGCGTTCCAGAATGAACGGTGacctttgaaagaaaaaaagagaatctAAACTTGCTCCATTAAGTGGACAACATTATGCCTTTCTCTAGTAAATAAGGAAATGTACGAATATCACAAGAAAATCAACATTCGAGCAGAATTGAGCAAGTGTTCAATGTTCAACTGGATAATTCTAGTATGAAAATGAACGAAGGCAAACGCTTGCAATCGCCAATTTCTcagcaaacaaaacaaaaggaa is a genomic window containing:
- the LOC115742814 gene encoding uncharacterized protein At3g49140-like isoform X2 is translated as MIESAMAVRFASSHRSFWNADECPGVHVSSRRISHSGSFDIPCYQRFNGGSLIKKKNVVRNKVRATAEHLGSASEPAKCNGSAGYHPFEDVAELASGGDATLTAAETSRTIVEVNTKATLLFSGMIDDEIHENILWSELPYVTDEQGNIYFQVNNDEDIIQTLASEGNVVQVIIGLDTTDMLNGMEVSSPADIEFGIEEIGEDDSDFEDDEDEDEDEDGEDDDYGEDWVSVLDDEDDEDQSDGDPGDWAQLETMRSSHPMYFAKKLAEVASDDPVNWMERPPVGIVIQGLLSPALLEKHSTNQRHLSSHHSGAEINHTGSILEDKQVDSSTTDADRQEHSLEDGPSRAEELSKNGSPRSEKSLYKLEMINIQLLSVHGHPHTVEVEDFRKAQPDAIAHSAAKIISRLKVGEEKTIQALKSLCWRCKGIQVEEAMIIGVDALGFDARVCSGTQLQTLRFAFHARATSEQSAERQLSNLLFPRAQHKPHNKKKAH
- the LOC115742814 gene encoding uncharacterized protein At3g49140-like isoform X1 codes for the protein MIESAMAVRFASSSSFCSSSAITCHRSFWNADECPGVHVSSRRISHSGSFDIPCYQRFNGGSLIKKKNVVRNKVRATAEHLGSASEPAKCNGSAGYHPFEDVAELASGGDATLTAAETSRTIVEVNTKATLLFSGMIDDEIHENILWSELPYVTDEQGNIYFQVNNDEDIIQTLASEGNVVQVIIGLDTTDMLNGMEVSSPADIEFGIEEIGEDDSDFEDDEDEDEDEDGEDDDYGEDWVSVLDDEDDEDQSDGDPGDWAQLETMRSSHPMYFAKKLAEVASDDPVNWMERPPVGIVIQGLLSPALLEKHSTNQRHLSSHHSGAEINHTGSILEDKQVDSSTTDADRQEHSLEDGPSRAEELSKNGSPRSEKSLYKLEMINIQLLSVHGHPHTVEVEDFRKAQPDAIAHSAAKIISRLKVGEEKTIQALKSLCWRCKGIQVEEAMIIGVDALGFDARVCSGTQLQTLRFAFHARATSEQSAERQLSNLLFPRAQHKPHNKKKAH